Within the Candidatus Binatia bacterium genome, the region ACGACTGCGGTAGCCGCATCGCCCATGGCCAGATCCCAACCGCCGGCGTGCTCAGCGTGCGGAGCGGAACGCTGGACGACACCTCTTGGGTCGAACCGGTCGGCGACATTTGGACGCGGAGCGCGCAGCCCTGGGCCTTGCTGTCCAGCAACCGGCTGAGAGCCGAACAGCAACTAACGGACTACGCCCCGTTCATCGAGCGCTTTCGGCGCCAAGGCTGGTTCGAGTTCTAAGAAGGGAGAGGTGATTCGATGAGTGGGTCCACCAAGAAGCGAGTCGTTGTCTGGGGCACCGGATTTGTCGGGAGAATGGTGATTCCCGAAATTGTGCGGCATCCCGAATTCGAGCTGATCGGAGTCGGGGTCAGCAACCCGGAGAAGGTCGGGAAGGACGTCGGCACGATCTGTGGCATCCACCCGCTCGGCCTTGCCGCGACCGACGACGTTGCCGCCTTGATCGCGCTCGATCCCGATGCTCTGGTGCACTACGGCCCAACCGCTGCGTACGCGCAAGACAATATACATTTGATCAAGCAGTTCCTTCTCGCCGGCATCGACGTCTGTTCGACGGCGATGACGCCGTGGGTGTGGCCGGCAATGACCAAGAATCCGCCGCAATGGATCACCCCCATCACGGAAGCCTGCGAACAGGGCGGCGCGTCGTGCTTCACGACCGGCATCGACCCGGGCTTTGCGAACGAT harbors:
- a CDS encoding GFA family protein: MGPLSHTQELALAPLGLGDSQSARAGGRNQGSPGGAAQSRVFAPGFAFTKGQPRTFEWTSDAGNRRFGWFCNDCGSRIAHGQIPTAGVLSVRSGTLDDTSWVEPVGDIWTRSAQPWALLSSNRLRAEQQLTDYAPFIERFRRQGWFEF